One window of Thioclava sp. GXIMD4216 genomic DNA carries:
- a CDS encoding ABC transporter permease translates to MNMTSFRLPTPKNLGYSFNWVGRIGLAVILFWAVIAICGSALAPHPPGEIVDWDFFGAASGKFWMGTDYLGRDVFSRVLLGARYTVGIALASVFLACSGGVILGMVAAVAGGWFDMILSRLLDALNGIPSLLFGLVTVAAIGSSIPVLVGTLAVIYLPGAYRFARALAVNVNTMDFVTVARARGEGTPYLIAREIFPNILGPVLADLGLRFVFIVLVLSGLSFLGLGVQPPNADWGGLVRENIEGLSLGAPAVVFPCLAIASLTISVNLFIDNLPTKIRDRS, encoded by the coding sequence ATGAATATGACAAGTTTCCGCCTCCCGACGCCGAAAAACCTTGGCTATTCGTTTAATTGGGTCGGCCGTATCGGTCTGGCCGTGATCCTGTTCTGGGCGGTGATCGCGATCTGCGGCAGTGCCCTTGCGCCGCATCCGCCGGGCGAGATCGTCGATTGGGATTTCTTCGGTGCCGCCTCCGGAAAGTTCTGGATGGGCACGGATTATCTGGGGCGCGACGTATTCTCGCGTGTGTTGCTGGGCGCGCGTTACACCGTCGGTATCGCGCTGGCCTCGGTTTTTCTGGCCTGTTCGGGCGGGGTGATCCTTGGCATGGTGGCGGCGGTCGCGGGGGGCTGGTTCGACATGATCCTGTCGCGGCTGCTGGATGCGCTGAACGGCATTCCCTCGCTGCTGTTCGGGCTGGTGACGGTGGCGGCCATCGGCTCCTCCATTCCGGTGCTGGTCGGGACTTTGGCGGTGATCTATCTGCCCGGGGCGTATCGCTTTGCCCGCGCGCTGGCGGTCAATGTGAACACGATGGATTTCGTGACGGTGGCCCGTGCGCGGGGCGAGGGCACCCCCTATCTGATCGCGCGCGAGATATTCCCCAATATCCTCGGCCCCGTTCTGGCCGATCTGGGATTGCGTTTCGTGTTCATCGTGCTGGTGCTTTCGGGGCTGTCCTTCCTTGGCCTCGGGGTGCAGCCGCCCAATGCCGATTGGGGCGGGCTTGTGCGCGAGAATATCGAAGGTCTGTCGCTGGGGGCGCCGGCGGTGGTCTTCCCCTGCTTGGCCATCGCTTCGCTGACCATTTCGGTGAACCTGTTCATCGACAACCTGCCCACCAAAATCCGCGACAGGAGCTGA